Proteins encoded by one window of Streptomyces sp. NBC_01477:
- a CDS encoding ABC transporter ATP-binding protein: MTAQSLLLRHARLAGRRSLALCTGLLVLAALMPTAVALATGFLITDLVREGARGTSAGAGSTAAPLLALTVCLVVLQVATSALGPAVLAAERRIDGRLRQEILGRIGSLATLDQLEAPELQQDLEQFRTGAVFWMGSGIGAGALAQVQQYVNYAGLVFPALALSHYRWWWGPAALLVCLTVRTIDSSGFLGFERVHTAALGELRRVQRWRSLLADGPSAKEVRVFGIAAWLLQRHDAALLGYSDTLYEARRRLSHRQVALFAGVAAVCTGLLLAVAERALHGGLPAGGVAAVLGAFGAMLIVGDNRTAMLIETSVPMAYAVERIRAATTVSRTVPRPAAGAAGSTTRPPSVAFHHVGFRYPGTDRPVLADVDLELRPGEILAVVGVNGAGKSTLGKLLTGLYRPTSGTVTVDDRPLEDLDPDGWARQVYAVHQHFGRYPLTVTDNLRAAAPGATPAQIRAAADRTAVTELIDRLPRGWDTVLAQGYAAGQELSGGQWQRIALTRAFLAVATGVRVLLLDEPTANLDIRAELAAFELIRAAGNGASVLLISHRFATVRQADRIAVLDAGRVVELGTHRELLAARGRYATMFTLQASAFDDPGQTQDSPPRLADGAPR, encoded by the coding sequence TTGACCGCTCAGTCGCTGCTGCTGCGCCACGCCCGCCTCGCGGGCAGGCGGTCCCTCGCCCTGTGCACGGGCCTGCTCGTACTCGCCGCGCTGATGCCGACCGCCGTCGCGCTGGCCACCGGCTTCCTGATCACCGACCTGGTACGCGAGGGCGCTCGCGGCACCAGTGCGGGAGCGGGCTCGACGGCCGCTCCGCTGCTGGCGCTGACCGTCTGCCTGGTCGTCCTCCAGGTGGCGACCTCGGCCCTCGGCCCTGCCGTGCTCGCGGCCGAGCGGCGGATCGACGGGCGCTTGCGGCAGGAGATTCTGGGCCGGATCGGGTCGCTGGCCACCCTCGACCAGCTGGAGGCCCCCGAGTTGCAGCAAGATCTCGAACAGTTCCGGACAGGCGCTGTCTTCTGGATGGGCTCGGGGATCGGTGCCGGCGCCCTGGCGCAAGTGCAGCAGTACGTCAACTACGCCGGTCTGGTCTTCCCTGCGCTCGCGCTGTCCCACTACCGGTGGTGGTGGGGGCCTGCCGCGCTGCTGGTGTGCCTGACGGTCCGCACGATCGACAGTTCAGGCTTCCTCGGCTTCGAACGCGTCCACACCGCGGCCCTGGGTGAGCTGCGCCGGGTGCAGCGCTGGCGCAGCCTCCTGGCGGACGGGCCGTCCGCCAAGGAGGTGCGGGTGTTCGGCATCGCCGCGTGGCTGCTCCAACGGCATGATGCCGCGCTGCTCGGATACTCGGACACGCTCTACGAAGCCCGTCGGCGGCTGTCCCACCGCCAGGTCGCCCTGTTCGCCGGGGTCGCCGCGGTGTGCACGGGCCTGCTGCTGGCCGTCGCGGAACGCGCCCTGCACGGTGGTCTCCCGGCCGGCGGGGTGGCCGCGGTCCTCGGCGCCTTCGGCGCGATGCTGATCGTGGGCGACAACCGAACGGCCATGCTCATCGAGACCTCGGTGCCGATGGCGTACGCGGTGGAGCGGATCAGGGCCGCGACGACCGTGAGTCGCACGGTGCCCCGCCCCGCCGCCGGAGCGGCCGGGTCCACCACGCGCCCGCCCTCTGTGGCCTTCCACCACGTCGGATTCCGCTACCCGGGCACGGACCGGCCCGTCCTGGCCGATGTGGACCTGGAGTTGAGGCCAGGCGAGATTCTCGCCGTCGTCGGGGTGAACGGGGCCGGCAAGTCGACCTTGGGGAAGCTGCTCACCGGCCTGTACCGCCCCACGAGCGGCACCGTCACGGTCGACGACCGGCCATTGGAGGACCTGGACCCCGACGGCTGGGCGCGCCAGGTGTACGCCGTGCACCAGCACTTCGGCCGCTACCCCCTCACCGTCACCGACAATCTGCGGGCGGCCGCGCCCGGGGCGACGCCGGCGCAGATCCGTGCCGCTGCCGACAGGACCGCGGTGACGGAGCTGATCGACCGGCTGCCGCGCGGCTGGGACACCGTCCTGGCCCAGGGATACGCGGCCGGACAGGAGCTGTCCGGCGGCCAGTGGCAGCGGATCGCGCTGACCAGGGCGTTCCTGGCGGTGGCGACCGGGGTGCGGGTCCTGCTCCTGGACGAGCCGACCGCCAATCTCGACATCCGCGCCGAACTGGCCGCGTTCGAACTGATCAGGGCGGCCGGCAACGGCGCGAGCGTCCTCCTGATCTCCCACCGCTTCGCGACCGTGCGCCAGGCGGACCGCATAGCGGTGCTCGACGCCGGCCGTGTCGTCGAACTCGGCACCCACCGTGAGCTCCTGGCCGCCCGCGGGCGCTACGCCACGATGTTCACTCTCCAGGCATCCGCCTTCGACGACCCAGGGCAGACCCAGGACTCCCCTCCCCGGCTCGCGGACGGAGCGCCCCGGTGA
- a CDS encoding GDP-mannose 4,6-dehydratase, which translates to MQKQALITGITGQDGYYLARLLLSKGYEVFGMVHGQSHGRLESLRRDLPDLRVVRGDLLDLSSLLRALELSDAAEVYNLGALSFVGSSWATATVTASVTGMGVLNLLEAVRLRCGEDVKRIRFYQASSSEIFGRAREVPQSESTPFWPRSPYGVAKTFGHYMTVNYRESYGLHASSGILFNHESPRRGPEFVTRKVSQGVSRMALGLQDRIVLGNLDARRDWGFAGDYVEAMWLMLQQPDPDDYVIATGRQKSVRELLDVAFACVGVDDWTDLVVVDEENVRPAEVDSLIGDASKAEDRLAWRPKMSFEELIRLMVESDLAKLKA; encoded by the coding sequence TTGCAGAAGCAAGCGCTCATCACGGGCATCACCGGTCAGGACGGCTACTATCTGGCACGGCTGCTGCTGTCCAAGGGCTACGAGGTCTTCGGCATGGTGCACGGCCAGAGCCACGGGCGGCTCGAATCGCTGAGGCGCGACCTGCCCGATCTGCGGGTGGTCCGCGGTGATCTCCTGGATCTGTCCAGTCTGCTGCGCGCGCTCGAACTGTCCGACGCCGCCGAGGTCTACAACCTCGGAGCGCTGTCCTTCGTCGGTTCCTCGTGGGCCACGGCCACAGTGACCGCCAGCGTCACAGGGATGGGCGTGCTCAACCTGCTGGAGGCGGTACGGTTGCGCTGCGGCGAGGACGTGAAGCGCATTCGCTTCTACCAGGCCAGCAGCTCCGAGATATTCGGCAGGGCGCGCGAGGTACCGCAGTCCGAGAGCACGCCCTTCTGGCCACGCAGCCCCTACGGGGTGGCGAAGACGTTCGGCCACTACATGACCGTGAACTACCGGGAGTCGTACGGACTGCACGCCTCCTCGGGCATCCTGTTCAACCACGAGAGTCCGCGGCGGGGGCCGGAGTTCGTCACGCGCAAGGTGTCGCAGGGCGTGTCGAGGATGGCGCTCGGGCTCCAGGACCGAATCGTCCTGGGGAATCTCGACGCCAGACGCGACTGGGGATTCGCCGGGGACTACGTCGAGGCCATGTGGCTGATGCTCCAGCAGCCGGACCCCGATGACTACGTGATAGCGACGGGCCGGCAGAAATCCGTCCGGGAGCTCCTCGACGTCGCTTTCGCCTGCGTCGGTGTGGACGACTGGACGGACCTCGTGGTCGTCGACGAGGAGAACGTCCGTCCGGCGGAGGTGGACTCCCTGATCGGTGACGCGAGCAAGGCGGAGGACCGACTCGCGTGGCGGCCGAAGATGTCCTTCGAGGAACTCATCCGACTCATGGTCGAGAGCGACCTCGCGAAGCTGAAGGCGTGA